The proteins below come from a single Serpentinimonas raichei genomic window:
- a CDS encoding class I SAM-dependent methyltransferase has translation MPINHKERNAAPRSVAASHPYEEHQGESTRREDSRLADALAFLRGFVAQPMSVASVVPSSPYLEQGVVRATDLSRARCVVELGPGTGGSTRALLRAMNPQARLLAIELNPDFAARLRQRVQDPRLLVQEGSAADMGEHLERWGLPAPDAVVSGIPFSTLPTEVAHSIVAAIQANLAVDGRFVAYQFRAHVASYTSPVMGEPSFEWEWRNVPPMRVFRWVKR, from the coding sequence GTGCCGATCAACCACAAAGAACGCAATGCCGCCCCGCGCAGCGTCGCCGCCAGCCACCCTTACGAGGAGCACCAAGGCGAGTCGACCCGCCGCGAGGACTCGCGCTTGGCCGACGCACTGGCTTTTTTGCGCGGCTTCGTGGCACAACCGATGTCGGTGGCTTCGGTGGTGCCTAGCTCCCCTTATTTGGAACAAGGGGTGGTGCGGGCCACCGATTTGTCGCGTGCGCGCTGCGTGGTCGAACTGGGCCCGGGCACCGGCGGCAGCACGCGCGCCCTGTTGCGCGCCATGAACCCGCAGGCGCGGCTGCTGGCGATCGAGCTCAATCCTGATTTTGCTGCCCGGCTGCGCCAGCGCGTGCAAGACCCGCGGCTGCTGGTGCAAGAGGGCAGCGCCGCCGACATGGGTGAACACTTGGAGCGCTGGGGCCTGCCAGCACCCGATGCGGTGGTCTCGGGCATCCCGTTTTCCACCCTGCCAACCGAGGTTGCGCACAGCATCGTGGCCGCCATCCAAGCCAACCTGGCTGTGGATGGGCGCTTCGTGGCCTACCAGTTCCGCGCCCATGTGGCCAGTTACACCAGCCCGGTGATGGGTGAGCCCAGCTTTGAATGGGAGTGGCGCAACGTGCCGCCGATGCGCGTGTTCCGCTGGGTCAAGCGCTAA
- the phoB gene encoding phosphate regulon transcriptional regulator PhoB — translation MRKLPRVLVVEDESAIAELIAVNLRHNGFAPTVVYDGEAAQREVDAVLPDVILLDWMLPGESGVALAKRWRQQERIKTVPIIMLTARTEESDKVQGLDAGADDYITKPFSTQELLARIRAVLRRRAPEIVNDAVRLGDLSLDASTYRVTLNGSEIKIGPTEFKLLHYLMRHPERVHTRGSLLDRIWGDHVFIEERTVDVHVKRLRESLGLAGAMIETVRGAGYRITTQPSNTKPKPDIAAA, via the coding sequence ATGAGAAAGCTGCCGCGCGTGCTGGTCGTGGAAGACGAATCGGCGATTGCCGAGCTGATTGCCGTCAATTTGCGCCACAACGGTTTTGCGCCGACGGTGGTCTATGACGGCGAAGCGGCGCAGCGCGAGGTGGATGCGGTCTTGCCCGACGTGATTTTGCTCGACTGGATGCTGCCTGGTGAAAGCGGGGTGGCGCTGGCCAAGCGCTGGCGCCAGCAAGAGCGCATCAAGACGGTGCCCATTATCATGCTGACGGCGCGCACCGAGGAATCCGACAAGGTGCAGGGGCTTGACGCCGGGGCGGATGACTACATCACCAAACCCTTTTCTACGCAGGAATTGCTGGCGCGCATCCGCGCCGTGTTGCGCCGCCGCGCCCCTGAAATCGTCAACGACGCGGTGCGCTTGGGCGATTTGTCGCTTGATGCCTCGACCTACCGCGTCACGCTCAATGGCAGTGAAATCAAGATCGGCCCGACCGAGTTCAAGCTGCTGCACTACCTCATGAGGCACCCGGAGCGGGTCCATACCCGGGGTTCGTTGCTGGACCGCATCTGGGGCGACCACGTGTTCATCGAAGAGCGCACGGTCGATGTGCATGTGAAACGCCTGCGCGAATCGCTGGGTCTGGCCGGGGCCATGATCGAAACCGTGCGCGGTGCCGGCTACCGCATCACGACGCAGCCCAGCAACACCAAGCCCAAGCCCGATATTGCCGCGGCATGA
- the phoU gene encoding phosphate signaling complex protein PhoU, which translates to MSDKHFSTQFESELAHVTARVLEMGGVVESQLRQCIHALHHLSTESTGQVLEIEKKVNLFELEIDHEIISIMSRRQPTARDLRLLIGISRVITNLERAGDKATRIARMVDKFIQSGAPRALPVKSLGGTAQLAASQLHRALDAFARLDVQEALAVINDDDQLDVEYESYFREISTYMMQDSRLIGSSIHLMFLAKAIERIGDLAKNIAEATIYVVKGTDVRHSTDEERRSVLQ; encoded by the coding sequence ATGAGCGACAAGCATTTTTCTACGCAGTTCGAATCCGAACTGGCCCACGTCACCGCCCGCGTGCTCGAAATGGGTGGGGTGGTGGAATCTCAATTGCGACAATGCATCCACGCGCTGCACCATTTGAGCACCGAATCCACCGGGCAGGTGCTCGAAATCGAGAAAAAAGTCAATCTGTTTGAGCTCGAGATCGATCACGAGATCATCTCGATCATGAGCCGGCGCCAGCCCACGGCGCGCGATCTGCGCTTGTTGATCGGTATTTCGCGCGTCATCACCAACCTCGAGCGGGCGGGTGACAAGGCCACCCGCATCGCGCGCATGGTCGATAAATTCATTCAATCCGGGGCACCTCGTGCGCTGCCGGTCAAGTCGCTCGGTGGCACCGCCCAGTTGGCGGCTTCGCAGCTCCACCGTGCACTGGACGCCTTTGCCCGCCTCGATGTGCAGGAAGCGCTGGCCGTCATCAATGACGACGACCAGCTCGATGTCGAGTACGAATCCTATTTTCGCGAGATCAGCACCTACATGATGCAGGATTCGCGCCTGATCGGCAGCAGCATCCACCTGATGTTTCTGGCCAAGGCCATCGAACGCATCGGTGATCTGGCGAAAAACATTGCCGAGGCCACCATTTACGTCGTCAAAGGGACGGACGTGCGCCACAGCACCGATGAAGAAAGAAGGTCGGTGCTGCAATGA
- a CDS encoding type B 50S ribosomal protein L31, producing the protein MKSGIHPNYREVCFVDLSNSQQFVIRSCVNTRESIKLDDGRELPLYKLDTSSESHPFYTGTQKSVDNMGGRVEKFRNRYARTAK; encoded by the coding sequence ATGAAATCCGGCATCCACCCCAACTACCGCGAAGTCTGCTTCGTCGATTTGTCGAACAGCCAGCAGTTCGTGATCCGCTCTTGCGTCAATACCCGCGAGAGCATCAAGCTCGACGACGGGCGCGAGCTGCCGCTCTACAAGCTCGACACCTCGAGCGAGTCGCACCCCTTCTACACCGGCACGCAAAAGAGTGTGGACAACATGGGCGGCCGCGTGGAGAAATTCCGCAACCGCTACGCCCGCACGGCCAAGTAA
- the rho gene encoding transcription termination factor Rho, with protein MHLNELKALHVSEVLKQADALEIENTGRMRKQELMFAIIKKRAKTGEQVFADGVLEVLPDGFGFLRNMDTSFTASTDDIYISPSQIRRFNLHTGDMIEGEVRTPKDGERYFALNKLDKINGLSPEHNKHKVMFENLTPLFPQVQMRLEREIKTEENITGRVIDLIAPIGKGQRGLIVAPPKSGKTVMMQTIAHALAANYPEVTLMVLLVDERPEEVTEMQRTVKGEVISSTFDEPATRHVHVAEMVIERAKRLVELKKDVVILLDSITRLARAYNNVLPSSGKVLSGGVDANALQRPKRFFGAARNVEEGGSLTIIATALIDTGSRMDEVIFEEFKGTGNSELHLDRRLYEKRVFPAVQLNRSGTRREELLLAPEILQKTRILRQFMYNMDEIESMEMVLKNMRQTKNNHEFFDLMRRGG; from the coding sequence ATGCACCTCAACGAACTCAAGGCCTTGCACGTCTCGGAAGTGCTCAAGCAGGCCGATGCGCTGGAAATCGAAAACACCGGCCGCATGCGCAAACAAGAGCTGATGTTTGCCATCATCAAAAAGCGCGCCAAAACCGGCGAGCAGGTGTTTGCCGACGGCGTGCTCGAGGTGCTGCCCGACGGTTTTGGTTTCCTGCGCAACATGGACACCAGCTTCACCGCCTCCACCGACGACATCTACATCTCGCCCAGCCAGATCCGGCGCTTCAACCTGCACACCGGCGACATGATCGAAGGCGAGGTGCGCACCCCCAAAGACGGCGAGCGCTACTTCGCCCTCAACAAGCTCGACAAGATCAACGGCCTGTCGCCCGAGCACAACAAGCACAAGGTGATGTTCGAGAACCTCACGCCGCTGTTTCCGCAGGTGCAAATGCGGCTCGAGCGCGAGATCAAGACCGAGGAAAACATCACCGGCCGCGTGATCGACCTGATCGCCCCGATCGGCAAGGGCCAGCGCGGCCTGATCGTGGCCCCGCCCAAGAGCGGCAAAACGGTGATGATGCAAACCATCGCGCACGCCCTGGCCGCCAACTACCCCGAAGTCACGCTGATGGTGCTGCTGGTCGATGAGCGCCCCGAAGAAGTGACCGAGATGCAGCGCACCGTCAAGGGCGAAGTGATCTCCTCCACCTTCGACGAACCCGCCACGCGCCACGTGCACGTGGCCGAAATGGTGATCGAGCGCGCCAAGCGCTTGGTCGAGCTGAAAAAAGACGTGGTGATCCTGCTCGACTCGATCACCCGGCTGGCGCGCGCCTACAACAACGTGCTGCCCAGCTCGGGCAAGGTGCTCTCGGGCGGTGTCGATGCCAACGCCCTGCAGCGCCCGAAACGCTTTTTTGGCGCGGCGCGCAACGTGGAAGAAGGCGGCTCGCTGACCATCATCGCCACCGCCCTGATCGACACCGGCAGCCGCATGGACGAGGTGATCTTCGAAGAATTCAAGGGCACCGGCAACTCCGAGCTGCACCTGGACCGACGCCTGTACGAAAAACGCGTGTTCCCGGCGGTGCAACTCAACCGCAGCGGCACCCGGCGCGAGGAGTTGCTGCTGGCGCCCGAGATTTTGCAGAAAACCCGCATCCTGCGCCAGTTCATGTACAACATGGACGAGATCGAATCCATGGAAATGGTGCTCAAAAACATGCGCCAGACCAAAAACAACCACGAGTTCTTCGACCTGATGCGCCGCGGCGGTTGA
- the pstA gene encoding phosphate ABC transporter permease PstA, with amino-acid sequence MEFNQSLYNSRRRKNAVIMGFSMVASAIGLSILLWILYVLFSNGFYAIDWALFTEDTPAPGTPGGGLRNAIVGSLIMVGSAVLISTPIGILAGIYLAEFGDSSKVASVTRFVNEVMLSAPSVVLGLFVFAVVVMTMGNFSGYAGMVALSLIAIPVVIKTTENMMRMIPGSLREAAFALGAPHWKVAITVVLRGARAGVITGVMLALARISGETAPLLFTALNNQFFTLDMNGPMANLPVWIYHMAMSPFDNWNELAWGGALLITLTVLAINITARIVFRERVKV; translated from the coding sequence ATGGAATTTAACCAATCCCTCTACAACAGCCGGCGTCGCAAAAACGCCGTCATCATGGGTTTTTCCATGGTGGCCTCGGCCATTGGCCTGTCGATCTTGCTGTGGATTTTGTACGTGCTTTTCTCCAATGGTTTTTACGCCATCGACTGGGCACTTTTCACCGAAGACACACCTGCTCCCGGCACCCCCGGCGGCGGCTTGCGCAATGCCATCGTGGGCAGCCTAATCATGGTGGGCAGCGCAGTGCTGATTTCCACCCCGATTGGCATTCTGGCTGGCATCTATCTGGCCGAGTTTGGGGACTCCAGCAAAGTCGCCAGCGTCACGCGCTTCGTCAATGAGGTGATGCTCTCGGCCCCTTCGGTGGTGTTGGGCCTGTTCGTGTTTGCCGTGGTGGTGATGACGATGGGCAACTTCTCAGGCTATGCCGGCATGGTGGCGCTGTCGCTGATCGCCATTCCGGTGGTCATCAAAACCACCGAAAACATGATGCGCATGATCCCCGGCAGCTTGCGCGAAGCCGCTTTTGCGCTGGGGGCGCCGCACTGGAAAGTGGCGATTACGGTGGTGTTGCGTGGTGCCCGCGCCGGTGTCATTACCGGGGTGATGCTGGCGCTGGCGCGCATCAGCGGCGAAACCGCACCGCTGTTGTTCACGGCGCTCAACAACCAGTTCTTTACCCTCGATATGAATGGCCCGATGGCCAACTTGCCGGTTTGGATCTACCACATGGCCATGAGCCCATTTGACAACTGGAACGAGCTGGCTTGGGGGGGCGCGCTGCTGATTACCCTCACCGTGTTGGCCATCAACATCACGGCACGCATTGTGTTCCGTGAGCGCGTCAAGGTTTAA
- a CDS encoding undecaprenyl-diphosphate phosphatase, translating to MDIVLLLKAAVMGLVQGITEFLPISSTGHLILTSALLGLYGEKVRLFEVVIQVGALLAIVSVYLERLLATARGLPRGDAVAWRFTSNLVIGCLPAVLLGVLFFDFITGVLFNPLVVASTFISGGLVILWVEARQARQPPQRIQEVDEVGWRDSLTVGLIQCLALVPGVSRSGATIIGAMAFGFSRRSATEFSFFLSIPMLVGAAGYDLFRNSDLLTRADLPFFAVGLIVTWLSAWACVRWLLRYVAQHTFVPFAWYRIAFGLLVLLTAYMGWVDWTR from the coding sequence ATGGACATCGTTTTATTGCTCAAGGCCGCCGTGATGGGGCTGGTGCAGGGCATCACCGAGTTTTTGCCGATTTCTTCCACCGGGCACCTGATCCTGACCTCGGCGCTGCTGGGGCTGTATGGCGAGAAGGTGCGGCTGTTCGAGGTGGTGATCCAAGTCGGGGCGCTGCTGGCGATCGTCTCGGTTTATTTGGAGCGCTTGCTGGCCACTGCGCGGGGGCTGCCGCGTGGCGATGCGGTGGCGTGGCGCTTCACCAGCAACCTGGTCATCGGCTGCCTGCCAGCGGTGCTGCTGGGGGTGTTGTTTTTTGACTTCATCACCGGCGTGTTGTTCAATCCGCTGGTGGTGGCCTCTACGTTCATTTCGGGCGGGCTGGTGATTTTGTGGGTGGAAGCGCGCCAGGCGCGCCAGCCGCCGCAGCGCATCCAGGAGGTGGACGAGGTGGGCTGGCGCGATTCGCTCACCGTGGGGCTGATCCAGTGCCTGGCGCTGGTGCCGGGCGTGAGCCGCTCGGGGGCCACCATCATCGGGGCCATGGCTTTTGGCTTTTCGCGCCGTTCCGCCACCGAATTCAGCTTCTTCCTCTCGATCCCGATGCTGGTGGGGGCCGCGGGCTACGACCTGTTCAGGAATTCCGATCTGCTCACGCGCGCCGACCTGCCGTTTTTCGCTGTCGGGCTGATCGTGACCTGGCTCTCGGCTTGGGCCTGCGTGCGCTGGCTGCTGCGTTACGTGGCGCAGCACACCTTCGTGCCCTTTGCCTGGTACCGGATTGCCTTCGGGCTGCTGGTGCTGCTCACCGCCTACATGGGCTGGGTGGACTGGACGCGCTGA
- the phoR gene encoding phosphate regulon sensor histidine kinase PhoR: MMRRLLELLACTLALGALAAALGEPDGLALVGSAFGAVLWFVFDSMRARRVLDWLRHGSASTPPVAVGVWAEVVERARKSFKTLNRKSRKSEARLQEFLAAIQASPIGVVLLDKSSSIEWSNFTAAQHLGFDTKRDLKQPIRHLVRDPAFIDYLTQNDYAASVEIDGRDATPGHPQRISINLYLYGKGRRLMLTREVTALELAEAMRRDFVANVSHEIRTPLTVVSGFIETLLTLDLSAPERRQYLELMGTQAQRMQSLVSDLLTLSRLEGSPVPGVGEWIDAQAMLSQVVSEAQALSEVLGSGPHQVLAQDGPALQIAGARQELHSAMSNLVGNAVRHTPAGAQVRVGWRLASDGGAVFYVSDDGPGIEAEHLPRLTERFYRVDRSRSRETGGTGLGLAIVKHVAQRHGGQVLIESASGQGSTFSVILPPSRVLLS; the protein is encoded by the coding sequence ATGATGCGCCGGCTGCTGGAGCTGCTGGCTTGCACGCTGGCGCTTGGCGCGTTGGCGGCAGCCCTTGGGGAGCCAGACGGCTTGGCCTTGGTTGGCAGCGCCTTTGGGGCGGTGCTGTGGTTTGTGTTCGATTCGATGCGGGCGCGGCGCGTGCTCGATTGGTTGCGCCACGGCAGCGCTTCCACGCCTCCCGTTGCGGTGGGGGTGTGGGCCGAGGTGGTCGAGCGGGCCCGCAAATCCTTCAAGACCCTGAACCGCAAGTCGCGCAAGAGCGAGGCGCGGCTGCAAGAGTTCTTGGCCGCCATTCAGGCCTCGCCTATCGGCGTGGTGCTGCTCGACAAGTCGTCCAGCATCGAGTGGAGCAATTTCACCGCTGCCCAGCACTTGGGTTTTGACACCAAGCGCGATCTCAAACAACCGATTCGGCACCTGGTGCGTGATCCGGCCTTTATCGACTACCTGACACAGAACGACTATGCCGCCTCGGTCGAGATCGATGGCCGCGACGCCACGCCCGGGCATCCGCAGCGCATTTCGATTAATCTCTACCTCTACGGTAAGGGGCGGCGCTTGATGCTGACGCGCGAGGTCACGGCGCTGGAACTGGCCGAGGCGATGCGACGCGATTTCGTGGCCAATGTGTCGCACGAAATTCGCACCCCGCTGACGGTGGTGAGCGGCTTCATCGAAACCTTGCTGACTTTGGATCTGTCGGCGCCGGAGCGGCGTCAGTACCTCGAATTGATGGGCACACAAGCCCAGCGCATGCAGAGCCTGGTGAGCGATCTGCTGACGCTGTCGCGCCTTGAAGGCAGTCCGGTGCCCGGTGTGGGCGAGTGGATTGATGCGCAAGCCATGCTGTCGCAGGTGGTCAGTGAGGCGCAGGCGCTGTCTGAGGTGCTGGGCAGCGGTCCGCACCAGGTGTTGGCCCAGGATGGCCCAGCGCTCCAGATTGCGGGGGCGCGGCAGGAGCTGCACAGCGCCATGTCAAATTTGGTCGGGAATGCGGTGCGCCACACCCCAGCGGGCGCACAGGTGCGCGTCGGTTGGCGCTTGGCCAGCGACGGCGGAGCCGTTTTTTATGTCAGCGACGACGGCCCGGGCATCGAAGCCGAGCACTTGCCGCGCCTGACCGAGCGCTTCTACCGGGTGGACCGCAGCCGCTCGCGCGAGACCGGCGGCACCGGCTTGGGGCTGGCGATCGTCAAACACGTGGCACAGCGCCACGGGGGGCAGGTGTTGATCGAGAGCGCGTCCGGCCAAGGTTCGACTTTCAGCGTCATTTTGCCACCCAGCCGGGTGTTGCTCAGTTAA
- the pstC gene encoding phosphate ABC transporter permease subunit PstC: MDPSFKSPDMGSPHVLAIAKRQRLQDAVFYRLSQAFALLVLVALIGIIVTLFVNAWPAFRTFGIAFIWTAEWDVVNEQFGALVPIIGTLATSFIAMLIGVPLAFGIALFLTETCPPWLRRPLGTAVELLAAIPSIIYGMFGLFVFAPLFADYFQVPVQDLMAGMPIIGSIFGGAPNGLGILAAGIILSFMVLPYMAAVTRDVFEVVPQILRESAYGLGSTTSEVVRHVVMPYAFKGVVGAVMLGLGRALGETMAVTFVIGNAHRIPETLFAPGASITSTLANEFAESFGMHMYTLFALGFLLFMLTFIVLALARLLIAHVEEGKGSKGY; the protein is encoded by the coding sequence ATGGACCCATCCTTTAAGTCTCCCGACATGGGCTCGCCCCATGTGCTTGCTATAGCCAAGCGCCAGCGTTTGCAAGACGCTGTTTTTTACCGACTCTCGCAGGCTTTTGCCTTGCTGGTGCTGGTGGCCCTGATTGGCATCATTGTTACCCTGTTTGTCAATGCTTGGCCGGCCTTCAGAACCTTTGGCATTGCCTTTATCTGGACCGCCGAGTGGGATGTGGTCAATGAGCAGTTTGGCGCATTGGTGCCCATCATTGGCACCTTGGCGACCTCGTTCATTGCCATGTTGATCGGGGTTCCGCTGGCTTTCGGTATTGCACTGTTTCTGACCGAAACCTGTCCGCCGTGGCTGCGCCGCCCGTTGGGCACGGCGGTGGAACTGCTGGCTGCCATTCCTTCCATCATTTATGGCATGTTTGGCTTGTTTGTGTTTGCGCCCCTGTTTGCCGATTATTTTCAGGTGCCGGTGCAAGATCTGATGGCCGGTATGCCGATCATTGGTTCGATCTTTGGCGGCGCCCCGAACGGCTTGGGAATTTTGGCGGCGGGCATTATCTTGTCGTTCATGGTGCTGCCCTATATGGCTGCCGTGACGCGCGACGTGTTCGAGGTGGTGCCGCAAATCTTGCGCGAATCCGCCTACGGGCTGGGCAGCACCACGTCCGAGGTGGTGCGCCATGTGGTGATGCCTTATGCTTTCAAAGGGGTGGTGGGCGCGGTGATGCTGGGTTTGGGTCGGGCCTTGGGTGAGACCATGGCCGTGACCTTCGTGATCGGCAACGCACACCGCATACCCGAAACCCTGTTTGCGCCCGGGGCCTCGATCACCTCCACGCTGGCCAACGAATTCGCCGAATCGTTTGGAATGCACATGTACACCCTGTTCGCGCTCGGCTTTTTGCTCTTCATGCTCACCTTTATCGTGTTGGCGCTGGCGCGCTTGCTGATTGCACACGTTGAAGAAGGCAAGGGCAGCAAAGGATACTGA
- the pstB gene encoding phosphate ABC transporter ATP-binding protein PstB, with product MSEPAIDTKNAIEVRNLQFYYGGFHALKSVNLNIVEGKVTAFIGPSGCGKSTLLRTLNRMYSLYPGQRAEGTISFYGQNILDPKQDLNLLRARIGMLFQKPTPFPMSIYDNIAFGVKLYEKLSRSEMDERVQWALSKAALWTEVKDKLKQSGLSLSGGQQQRLCIARSVAVKPSVLLLDEPTASLDPISTGKIEELVHELKKDYTIAIVTHNMQQAARCSDYTAYMYLGELMEYGATEQIFFKPKRTETEDYITGRFG from the coding sequence ATGAGCGAACCCGCAATCGACACCAAAAACGCCATCGAGGTGCGCAACCTCCAGTTCTATTACGGTGGCTTTCATGCCCTCAAATCCGTCAACCTCAACATCGTCGAGGGCAAGGTCACAGCTTTTATCGGCCCATCGGGTTGTGGCAAATCCACGCTGCTGCGCACCCTCAACCGCATGTACAGCCTCTACCCTGGGCAGCGCGCCGAGGGGACGATCAGTTTTTATGGCCAGAACATTCTGGACCCCAAGCAGGATCTGAACCTGCTGCGCGCGCGCATCGGCATGCTGTTCCAAAAGCCCACGCCGTTTCCGATGTCGATCTACGACAACATTGCTTTTGGTGTCAAGCTCTACGAAAAGCTTAGCCGCTCTGAAATGGATGAGCGGGTGCAATGGGCCCTGAGCAAGGCCGCGCTTTGGACCGAGGTGAAAGACAAGCTCAAACAAAGCGGCCTGAGCCTTTCCGGCGGGCAGCAGCAGCGCCTGTGCATTGCGCGCAGCGTGGCGGTCAAACCCTCGGTGCTGTTGCTCGATGAGCCCACCGCTTCGCTGGACCCGATCTCGACCGGCAAGATCGAAGAACTGGTGCACGAGCTTAAAAAGGACTACACCATTGCCATCGTCACCCACAACATGCAGCAGGCAGCGCGTTGCAGCGATTACACCGCCTACATGTACTTGGGCGAGTTGATGGAATACGGCGCCACCGAGCAGATTTTCTTTAAACCCAAGCGCACCGAGACCGAAGACTACATCACTGGAAGGTTTGGCTGA
- the pstS gene encoding phosphate ABC transporter substrate-binding protein PstS, translating into MKRTFLKTVAATAALAMTGGFTKLATASTIITGAGASLPFPIYSRWAEAYQAATGVRLNYQSIGSSAGIRQIRARTVTFGATDAPVSGADLERDGMVQFPAIIAGTVPMFNLEGFRPGEVRITGPVLADMFLGRIVNWSDPRIAALNPGRTFPNQAITVVHRADGSGTTFNFTEYLTAVSPDWASTVGRGASVRWPAASSIGGRGNEGLAAIVARTRGAVGYVEFSFARRNNIPHMQLQNAAGNFVQPDDRTFSAAAAGVDWFSVPGMGVSIVNAAGANAWPIATASFILMYRQPANVAESNAVLAFFDWAFRNGDQMAIELDFVPIPDTLADAIRARVWNLIQRT; encoded by the coding sequence ATGAAACGCACTTTCCTGAAAACCGTGGCGGCTACCGCTGCATTGGCCATGACTGGCGGTTTTACCAAGCTGGCCACCGCTTCGACCATTATTACTGGTGCGGGCGCGTCGCTGCCGTTCCCGATCTACTCGCGCTGGGCTGAGGCCTATCAAGCCGCCACCGGTGTGCGCTTGAACTACCAGTCGATTGGCTCTTCGGCCGGCATTCGCCAGATTCGCGCTCGTACCGTGACTTTTGGTGCCACCGACGCACCCGTATCCGGGGCCGACCTCGAGCGCGACGGCATGGTGCAGTTTCCGGCCATCATCGCCGGCACGGTGCCGATGTTCAACCTCGAGGGCTTCCGCCCGGGCGAGGTGCGCATCACCGGCCCGGTTCTGGCCGACATGTTTTTGGGCCGCATCGTCAACTGGAGCGATCCGCGCATCGCCGCCCTCAACCCGGGCCGCACCTTCCCCAACCAAGCCATCACCGTGGTGCACCGTGCCGACGGCTCCGGCACCACTTTCAACTTCACCGAATACCTCACCGCCGTCAGCCCCGATTGGGCCAGCACCGTGGGCCGAGGTGCCAGCGTGCGCTGGCCGGCGGCTTCCTCGATCGGCGGCCGTGGCAACGAAGGGTTGGCAGCCATCGTGGCGCGCACCCGCGGTGCCGTCGGCTACGTGGAATTCTCTTTTGCGCGGCGCAACAACATTCCGCACATGCAACTGCAAAACGCGGCCGGCAACTTCGTGCAGCCCGACGACCGCACCTTCTCGGCTGCCGCTGCAGGCGTGGACTGGTTCAGCGTGCCGGGCATGGGCGTCTCGATAGTCAACGCCGCCGGTGCCAACGCTTGGCCGATTGCCACCGCATCCTTCATTCTGATGTATCGCCAACCGGCCAACGTAGCCGAGAGCAACGCCGTGCTGGCCTTCTTTGACTGGGCCTTCCGAAATGGTGACCAGATGGCGATTGAGCTCGACTTCGTGCCGATCCCCGACACCTTGGCTGACGCCATTCGCGCCCGCGTTTGGAACCTGATCCAGCGCACCTGA
- the trxA gene encoding thioredoxin TrxA, translating into MANPLIKQVTDASFDADVLKSSLPVLVDFWAEWCGPCRTVAPILDELATHYQGKLQITKMNVDESRQVPAQFGIRGIPTLMIFKDGKVAATKVGALNKSQLSAFIDPNLA; encoded by the coding sequence ATGGCCAATCCCCTGATCAAGCAAGTCACCGACGCCAGCTTCGATGCCGACGTGCTCAAGTCTTCCCTGCCGGTGTTGGTCGATTTTTGGGCCGAGTGGTGCGGCCCCTGCCGCACCGTGGCGCCCATTCTGGACGAACTCGCCACCCACTACCAAGGCAAGCTGCAGATCACCAAAATGAACGTCGATGAAAGCCGCCAGGTGCCGGCCCAGTTCGGCATTCGCGGCATCCCGACGCTGATGATCTTCAAAGATGGCAAAGTGGCGGCGACCAAGGTGGGCGCCCTCAACAAATCGCAGCTGAGCGCTTTCATCGACCCCAACTTGGCCTAA